The following coding sequences are from one Granulicella sp. L56 window:
- a CDS encoding histidinol-phosphate transaminase produces the protein MSSNLTRRSLLKTSSFVLGATLMPLSATAAPADLNPQRLIRLNLNENAFGPSSNVEIAIQREFSRLARYADANAAQAFAELIAAYKRIPVEQIVLGEILGALGLYLGSQGGPGGEFIYSTPGYLAHVDAASHVGGIGVPVPLDVKYENDLPGLAAKINSRTRALYLINPHNPTGTVSADRPFKHFLREASQHVPVIVDEAYLEYTAEFEIRSAVSLVREGVDVLVFRTFDKIHGLAGLPIGYTLAPRRLADTLRKQGAGDAESLGRMNIAAASAALADTAHVARTRTITSSERTKWISALDELKLAHTDSHANFIFFDAGRPQAELAAAFRARNVDIGRTFSPSLTWARITVGLPEENRIAQQQLREVLRDIPKWRLTPDGIQQQMTTSSAQTRISSKDDFPITKSWVCGIRATKDKWPELEMIDPAGSENQYKGNDSYGNFTQSAYDQRA, from the coding sequence ATGTCATCGAATCTTACTCGCCGATCGTTGCTAAAGACCTCCAGCTTCGTGTTGGGCGCAACTCTCATGCCGCTCTCAGCAACCGCCGCACCTGCCGATCTCAACCCACAGAGATTGATCCGTCTTAATCTCAATGAAAATGCCTTCGGACCGTCTTCGAACGTCGAGATTGCAATCCAGCGCGAATTTTCTCGCCTTGCCCGGTACGCGGATGCAAACGCGGCTCAGGCTTTCGCAGAGTTGATCGCTGCTTATAAGCGCATCCCGGTTGAACAGATCGTATTGGGAGAAATTCTGGGAGCGCTCGGTCTCTATCTCGGAAGCCAGGGAGGGCCGGGCGGAGAATTCATTTATTCAACGCCAGGATACCTGGCTCATGTCGACGCCGCCTCGCATGTCGGGGGAATCGGCGTTCCCGTTCCCCTCGACGTGAAGTATGAGAATGATCTGCCTGGTCTCGCGGCGAAGATCAATTCCCGAACCCGAGCCCTCTACTTGATCAACCCACACAACCCTACCGGCACAGTCAGCGCTGATAGACCTTTCAAACACTTTCTCCGGGAAGCCTCACAACACGTTCCGGTGATCGTAGACGAAGCATACCTCGAGTACACTGCGGAGTTTGAAATTCGATCCGCCGTATCGCTCGTCCGCGAGGGTGTTGACGTTCTCGTCTTTCGTACCTTCGACAAGATCCATGGTCTCGCCGGGCTTCCCATTGGATATACGCTTGCTCCGCGTCGTTTGGCCGATACTCTCAGGAAGCAAGGTGCCGGAGATGCCGAATCGCTAGGTCGCATGAACATCGCCGCCGCTTCTGCGGCTCTCGCCGACACGGCACACGTCGCTCGGACTCGGACCATTACATCTTCCGAACGAACAAAATGGATCTCGGCTCTCGATGAACTGAAGCTCGCACACACAGATTCGCACGCAAACTTTATCTTCTTCGATGCCGGACGCCCACAAGCGGAACTCGCGGCAGCGTTCCGTGCTCGCAATGTCGACATCGGTCGAACCTTTTCGCCTTCTCTCACATGGGCCCGTATCACTGTTGGTCTGCCCGAGGAGAACCGGATCGCCCAGCAACAACTTCGTGAGGTCCTACGTGATATTCCGAAGTGGCGATTAACACCAGACGGAATCCAGCAGCAAATGACAACAAGCTCCGCTCAAACTCGCATTAGCTCGAAAGACGATTTCCCAATAACTAAAAGCTGGGTGTGCGGTATCCGTGCCACCAAAGACAAATGGCCTGAGTTAGAGATGATAGATCCGGCTGGCTCCGAGAATCAGTACAAGGGTAATGATAGCTATGGCAATTTCACCCAGAGCGCTTACGATCAGAGGGCGTGA